A window of Cryptomeria japonica chromosome 3, Sugi_1.0, whole genome shotgun sequence contains these coding sequences:
- the LOC131874532 gene encoding WUSCHEL-related homeobox 8-like — MDQGKSMVESTSNGHLPKRWKPNLEQRRILESIFATGTKNTRRERIAQITAVLQQYGRVEQRNVFYWFQNANNRNKLCISKRTPIYGTTKSSLFGPKKASEIFLKEEEASGRFQRNSPTDVSELATLQLFPLHPDKGGSTYQPKKLYEIFGN, encoded by the exons ATGGATCAAGGCAAGTCTATGG TGGAGAGCACAAGCAATGGACACCTGCCCAAAAGATGGAAGCCAAATTTAGAACAAAGGCGGATATTAGAGTCCATATTTGCTACTGGAACCAAAAACACAAGAAGGGAACGGATAGCTCAGATTACTGCTGTGCTACAACAATATGGCAGAGTGGAACAAAGAAATGTTTTCTATTGGTTTCAAAATGCAAATAATCGAAACAAGCTTTGTA TTTCCAAACGTACTCCAATCTATGGTACTACTAAATCATCTCTATTCGGACCAAAGAAAGCTAGCGAAATATTTTTGAAG GAAGAAGAAGCGAGTGGACGGTTTCAGAGGAATTCACCAACAGATGTTTCCGAATTAGCAACTTTGCAATTATTTCCTTTACATCCTGATAAAGGAGGAAGTACTTATCAGCCGAAGAAACTTTATGAGATTTTTGGCAACTGA